DNA from Nymphaea colorata isolate Beijing-Zhang1983 chromosome 4, ASM883128v2, whole genome shotgun sequence:
tttcgggaataaaacgggaaaaagacggcaaattctgaaaaaataaataaataatcctaacaattatataaaaataaaatgaatgagaaattaaaaaaacattagaaaatagctagataagcaacaaattttagGTACACCTTGAAACAATTTGTCaacttaaaaattcaaataaataaagttaATAAACTCTTCCCCTGCAACGTGAACTCCAGCAATAGGtgggaaaaggggaaaataaaaagagaaaaatagaacgAAGGAGAGGTGGGCGGGAaagcccctttctcttttaaaaggacgtttttgccattaaaaggagcgtccaagttaaaaaaaaccaattcgtttacaaatattacacgcgTGCCATCTTTCAAAAGatgtttttgccattaaaaggagcgtccaagttaaaaaaaaaacaattcgtttacaaatattacacgcgTGCCATCTTtttaaaaagacgtttttgccattaaaaggagcgtccaagttaaaaaaaaaccaattcttttacaaatattatacgcgtgccattttttaaaaaaaaactcaccgTGTATCtttaaaaaaacgtgaaagacgcgtataaaacgcgttttatacgcgtcttttatttttaaacatttttttgaaaaaaacgcgtcTTATTCCCGTTTTATACGGTAAAGACATTTTTAAcgtataatacgcgtttttttaaaaaaaaacagcgtTTTTCCATAACCAATGTTGTAAGAGCCATTCTGAACTCAATGCATTTGTGAAGTTCAAAAGGCTAATTGGTGTAAGTATCCAAACTTATAACACAATCAAGGTTTGGGTAGATATGACTGTTGACCAACAAAGATCACACAGCCCATAATTTTTCATGCCTAAATTGTGTGCCCAAAAATAAGAACCTTGTATAGGCTTCTCAATTGATTTTGagtctatttattttttctacaaaatgTAACATCTTGACCCAAAGCAAGGTCTGGTAAATCAAACTCATTAACTCCAATTTATTTACAATCTATCAAATTTTGGTTCTAACTAAATGCATTGCAGTCCCACAACACTTTTTTTTGCAGGAGCTGCTTATACTTGAAACATCAGCTCTCATgcttaaatttaaaatttaaactgaaAGCTGTAAGCTTGGAAAACTATGAGTATAGAAAATGACCAGTTAAATGGGATCATTTTGACATTTCATTAGCTTTGAAATAGTAAacacttgcatttttttttctttgtttatattaATTATCCTCTGGTAAAGGTAGCCATTTGTATCTACAGCTCCTCCTCTGGCAAGGGAAAAGTCATTTATTTTTCCGTGAAAATGATGGAGATTTTTGGATGTGTCAAATAACCTTAGCATAgctagtgtgtgtgtgttcacgTGTATTAGTGGCTTTTTGAAATTATCACAATTCTTCGATGTGTCAATTATCAAGTAGGATggataaggaaagaaaaacattaaaacatAAAGGGAGTTCAAGAAATATGTTAGCATGCAATAGGTCAGGAATGAAAGGTTGGGCTTAGACAACCTCCTTCTAGAGGTTTCATGGATGCTTATGTTTGTCTTgatataaaaactgaaaaaggaaagcaCAGTGGTGGAACAATACAAAATCCATTTTTCGCTCTCTTTTTTTGGCTGACTTGGTtaacacttctttttttttttttgggggggggggggggggaacatactttttgtgactatgatatacaTTGGCTGTATTCAATTTTGCTCTTGTTAACAGAGGGTTGGAGTTGGTGGATGTATCTAGGGTCTGGACTTTGTGTATCTTTTCAAAATGTACTAGCATTGTTTTTGTCCTGTCTTTCCTTAATAAAAGTGGTCTACTCAAGTCTATTTTCATAGTGATAACTGTATACTAACACCCattaagcatgtttttttttttaatctcgaATCAATTATAGGGAGCCACGGGGGTTTGGATTTGTGAAGTTTCGGAATGCTGAAGATGCAGCAGAAGCCAAGCAACAGATGAATCATCAGGTTATTTTGGGGCGTGAAATAACCATTGTTTTTGCAGAAGAAAACCGAAAGACACCTGCTGAAATGCGTGCTACTGCACGCATTAGGTTAGTGATTTTTTAGACATTcatccattttttaatttttatttagtgTGAATAAATACAATATTAACTTAGTTAATTTGCTTATTGATTGAATTGCAGTGGTAGATATATGGAAGGAAGCTTTAGACGTAGAACACCACTACGATCACCAAGGCATCGTTATCAATGTCAGTGTTTTTTCATGGATCTCCATAGTAATTAGTGTATTTGTGGTCCCTATGTTGGATTTCTGTAATATGTGGGATTGGCATTTAATGTTAAGCAAAGTAATGCTTGTCCTTTTTGCTAGATTGTATGTGTCCTCCTCTTAAAAGAAGAATGGCTTTATTTCTTCCAATCTTTGTTGCTCTTACAAATGCTGCTTTACTTTGACAGCCTACTCAAGGTCACTTTCTCCATCAAGGCGTGATTCAAGGTATAAGTTCTCTCCCTTAAATCCACACTCGATGGGCACCATGGATCTATTTAGTGATTATATATTCAGAAAGTAGCAAGTTTTAGTTGGATGAAGTTTGATATTTTCCCTAAAGTATAACCTTTCTGTGGTCAACATAGGACATGATTTATCCACTTATATTGGTGCCTGATGATTGCTAATATTTGTAAGCTTACTGGCACCTTCTACAACTGCCTCACAACAAAAGATTGATTCATGGCACATGCCTGTCTTTGAACGGATTTCAGAAAATGCTTATCAGCTAACAGAATGATAAGAATACTAAGAAACACTAAACTTTTGTTACATCATATATCATCACTTTATTATGAAACTCACAATTTTTGTCACATAAAATCAAGTATATCAATTGTTTGAGAGAAGTTCCTTTTGGAAGTTTGCTCTTATATGTCCTCAAACCAGATATTTCGTTGACTGTTCTGCTTCTGGCTGTGTAGAGCACACATTCAACGTTCTTAGCTTCTATCAGCTTCAGCATATGCACCTGTGACTGCTTGTATTTATTTGCTGCTTATTCTCTCGGGCGAAGTGTAGGTACTGTTTAGGTGATGTAACATGTTGGTGGTCTTCTGTCTGCAGATTATTAAAGTGAAAAAGGGACCCCAAAAGAATGCAAGGGTGATTAGTAAAGAGACAAAAAGAGTATTATTTTCTGATGTTTTCAAAGCAATTCAAGTATAGCATTGATCATCTTCACCAACAGTAATCATATGAATGATGTGGTGGTTCCACAGTTTTCTTTTGGCTTGTAAGGATCAAACTATATAGGAATGAATCTTCAATGCATGTTATGGTTATGTATCACATGGAGTAAATGAGATGATAGGTTCTctattttcttcctttgtttgttatcttatttgaattttgaattccATTGATGTTgctgggtttttcttttttctttttgtatagcGTCCTGTTAATAAAGAATGTAAAGGTTAGTAGTTGACAAATGTGAAAGCAACCTGATCTACATGTCACAAGCCTATCAGCACTCTCTGCTAGAAGTATGACTCCTGGTGGTTGTCCTTTCAGTAAAAGCTATAGTGTGGTTTAATAATGATGGGGACGAAAGCTTTGAAGTTTCAGTTGCTACTTACTCAAGAATAACTCAAAAGTTTTTGCAGCCAATGTTTTTGTCAGATTTTTGTGCATATGTGCCAGGTAAAAACGTTGTACTTGTTTGGGTTTTAGGCATGAGTAGACTTTGGGGACTCGCTTCCACAGGATGCATAATGCATTTGGTCCAATTTTGAGCCAGTTGGCAGTTTATGTCCAAAGCTTGTATAGGATTTCGCAGAAAACTTTTTGAATGCACAAATATGACTTCTTTGGTTCTCCATCTTTGTTATTGCTGATTGTCATTTTGGTTCttgtattgtttggatttggtGATTGGTTTCCTCATACACATCCATCTGTCTGAAATTCAGGGACAGAGTCTATAACACAAGAGATGACTGCTCAGAACCAAGGTCTAGGTCTCTGTCACCTCCAGATTATGATGGCAGGGATTATCGATCACACAGAAGATCCTTGAGCCCCCATGAGAATGGAAATTTTAGCCGTTCTCGTTCTCATTCATACAGGTGACTTGTAATTTCTACTGTTCATTGAGCTGTTCAACCTGAAATTGGTCATTAATATTTCAACTATTTGCTTGTTAGATTTCACTggttgcttttcttttataatttcaaatgtGCCCCTAGGATTGACAAATTGGGCCACCTTTTTgttctatatatgtgtgtgtgtgtgtgtgtgtataggtGGGATTTTTTGTGGTTGGGTGGGGTGGAGGGGATGGGGGGAAGGCTAGCTTGGCCTTGGTTTAATTAATCGCTGAGTGGTTTTAGGACCAATAACATTCAGATGATGGATTTGCTTATTGTGTTAAGTCTCTAATTTGTTGTGTTTGTGGGCTATAATACTGTCCCTAATGTGGTTGTCCTTTCATTTTTGCAGTCCACGATCATGACATGGCATTGTTCAGCTGCCTTCTTGCTTTCCGCTAGATTCAAGTAGGAGTTGGGTGTTGAAATACCAAATTTGACCCTTTTTAATGTATCGATGGTTTGGAAAGGAATGGTAGCTTTCGTTTTCCTGTCTTCCCTTTTTTGTGGGATGTTTTGGATGGTTGATTTGCACAAACATGTTTCTGTATTTTGAACCTTTTGATTGCAACGATCGTATAGTTGTGAAACGTCCTCGTTCATTTTGTATGACAACCTGTGCTGTCATATTTGTTTGTGTGCCTGGCTGTACCAGGGTTACGAAATGTGCATGCCAACTAAAGTGTCTTGTTGATGCTCTCTTGAAAGGACACATTAATGcactttttgaaaagaaatgtttgGGAATTTAACAATCTTTGTGGCATAATGAAGTCGGCATTGTCGCATGGAGAGAAAATACCTCAGGGGTGTGTCAGCTATTCTGAACCATGGGTTCCGTATTATGGCAAATGGAAGATCCACAGGGCTTGGCTGCATCCATGGGGTCCAGTGTCAAGGACTTCGCGAGACGGCAGAGGACAATTTAACTGTACCACAAAATTACTGCCTGACAAGGATAGCAGCATGTCGTTGAATGTTGTGGCCTGCTTTTTTCTGTGTTGATGAGGGTGTGAAACCAAGTTCTTGATCCAGTATTTCTAAGGACGATGGCTTAAAGTAACCGAGGAGGAGATTTGGTAGCCCCTTTGTTTCTTACCAAAGATGCGCTTTGGGTTTCGAACAAGTTCTTCACTGTGGCACGGGTAGGATGTATGACTTCATAATGTCTATTCTAGCAACGCTGCATGCTCGTTCTCATTGGTTTTTGTGGCAGCAGTAGGAGAAAAGTGTGGTTGGTAATTTTCATCCAAGTAATTgacaatgttttaaaactcTGGCTTCAAACGTGTTTCTCTCCAATTGcatagaaaattttaatggagctttagaaaattttcttgattcAGCGTCGGCATTTCATCTTTTGGAAATAACTTTCGGCTTTCACTATGAGCCTCGAGTTAAGGCTGTCGTTCTCACTTGGGTTTTCTGGCTCAAGATGGCCGTGTTTGGTAAGACTTCATCTTCGTCGTCCTTTGTTTGGGCTTTATTCCTTGTGTTCTTAAGCCTCTTTATTTCAGAAGGCCTTGGAGTACAAGTTATCAATCTCTCATTCGATAATTCAACTATGGCCTTCACTGGGCGGTTTTGCcaagtgtttttttcttttccttttcctgttctTTTGATCGGCAGTTGTGAAGTTTCTATTGTTGGCATTGTTGATGCGTTGAATGAGCGGTGCTTCCTAGAGAGTTGGTTCATCGAACTTCCTGGGCCTTACACGTACATATGTTTTAAATAAACCGGTTGTATGGGAAAGTGATTTAGAATATAACATTGGTTTTCTAAAGTCCTTGACTCATACAAAACTACAAGCGTCAACCATCTACTTCATTACTATTGACAAGTTCATAGATGCCGTAAAGTGTCCACTGTAAATTTCTCCctaatgcctttttttttttaaagaacctacttgaaaagaataagaatgaTTTTAATTAAAGCGTGAACACATTATGCTGCCCGTGGGATGTCACCGGTTAAAAAAGATAAGGTAAAAACTAGTCTTGATAAAACCAATTGTGGTAATTACTCCATAATTTACAAAATGAGTTTACCTAAGTCAGTTAATCTATCAGTTGATCCACCAAACTCCCACCGTGTCCGTCTTGCGGGTGCAGTACTCGGTTTTTGCCACCAGAAATActggtaattttgaaaaaaagttaatatctTCATTGTAAATGTTCTACACAACAAAAAGAATACAAATACATCTATGTGAGGTTTTATAAAACAATCATATGGTCAACTATCATGTCCAATTACACCTGACTACGTAACATACGGCATAACTCAGACATCTTTCGCACTCTCTGTGGTGTCTCTTTGTTTGAGAAAAACCAAGGGATGGAGTCACAAAATCTTTAGTTTCGATGATCTTGGATAGCACAATAAAAATCTGCCCTGGTTTTGAGAGCACAAGCATGTTACGCCAACTAACACATGTTATACCATACTCTCAAGCGAAGTTCACACATAAATCCCACCCTGGGTGAAGAATTGAAAtaaaacatagtttgaacagagctaagagagaagaagataAGACATTTTATGTGGTTCGGCTAATTGTAGCCTACGTCCACGTGGAGAGTGATCAATCTTGcttattcaaaaattgaattaCAATTCGTGCTCTACTATATACAACAGAGGCTAAAGATGTTAAGAGAGTAGGAGTTGCCAAAAATAAAGGGATCGTTTATTAACgttcaaatgaatcaataatgCTCCTTCCTTATTCTTTCAATCAACGAATGGGGCAATAGATCACTCAACATCCCTTTAACTTTATCACTACCCCTCAAGTGGGGAGTAGATGTTATGACATCCCCACTTGTCGGTTGCTAATTGGAGTTTTGCTTTAGTGACTCATTTAGTTAAGACACTTGCAACTTGTTCAACTCCACTTATGTGAAGAGttattcaatattttctttgacatagTGACAATCAATCTCGATGTGCTTGgtcctttcatgaaagactGGATTGGTCGAAATATAGATGGCagcttgattatcacaaaaCATGTACATAGGCTTTGAAACTTCAAGACTCAGTTCTTCAATCACGTTCTCAGTCCATATGAGTTCACTAGTTCCTAcggccatggctcgatattctgCTTCGGCACTGAATCTGGTTACtactttttgtttcttgcattttcATGCTACTAAATTACCATCGACAAAAACACAATATCCTGTAGTTGATTTTCTGTCGCCGATGTCtccagcccagtctgcatctgtgAAAGCTACTATGTCTAAGTTTTGATTCCTTTTCTACTAAAGTCTTTGTCCTGGAGAGCCTTTGATGTGTCGAAGAATGCGATCTTCAGCCCTCATGTGTGACTCTCTTGGGCTTTGCATGTACCTGCTaatcacattcacaacaaatgaaatatcaggtctagtgactGATAAATAAATGAGCttaccaactagacgttgaAATACTTCCATGTTGACCTTTGGTTCATCCTCACATGGCCCCAACTTGAGATTTGTTTCAAACGGAGTGTCGGTTGGATGAGCATCCATCTTCCCAGTCTCTTTTAATATGTCAagtgcatattttctttgacaaagAATGATGCCTCTGTGTGATTGGGCTATCTCAATTCCGAGAAAGTACTTAagttttctcaaattttttatctcAAATGTGGTTCTCAGGTAGTATTTGAGATTGTGTATGCCTTCAACATCATCACCTGTCACTACtatatcatccacataaatcAACACGATAGTGGTGAGTTCATTGTGTTTCTTTATGAAGAGCATGTTGTCAGAGTAACATCAGCAATATCCAAAGTTTTTCAAGGTCAAGcttaatttcttaatttcagGTACACGCTCTGGAGGTTGTTTCAGACCATAGATAGCTTTGTTGAGTttgcatatataatttttccaTTCGTCTGGATGCCCAGGAAGAAGTGCCATGCAAATTTCTTCACTAAGTTCACCTTACAAGAAGGCATGCCCCAGTTCATGTTACAAGCCAAAGATAAGAGAATCCTCATGGTGTTCATTTTTGCCACAGAAGCAAAGGTTTCGTCATAGTCAAGTCCCTTTGTTTGAGTAAATCCCTTGGCTACTAGACatgctttgtatctttctagTGAGCCGTCATCTTGTATTTGACTCTATAGTGCCATTTGCAACCAACAACGCTTGTGTCTTTTGGTTTTGTAACTATCTCCCAAGTCTTGTTGTGTTTCAGGGCCTTTAATTTTTCATCCATTGTCTTTCTCTAATTTGAGTCCTTCTCAtcttcttgaaaattttgaggcTCACGAATTTTATCAAGGCTCTTTATGAAGTTGACGTGTTGAGCAGAAATCTTattgtaagaaacaaaattgcTGATGGGATAGTGGCTGCAGGAATATGTCTCATATTCGGCTAGATGAGAGGGCAGTTTTCGAGTTTTCTCAAATCTTCTAAGTTCCCGGTTGGAGGATTCATCACCATCGGTGTTAGTAACTGGTCCTTGATTTTCTGTGCGACTTTCAGTTACTTGAAGATTTTCTCTAGTGACCTGCTCATCACTTAtggtaaaaaataaataatcaagATCATGCAAATTAGGAGATCTAGACTCCCCCTGTCCTATATCACAATCATTGACCCCAAAGTAGGGTTGTTTCTCATTGAAATGAACATCACATGATATATGGATTTTCTTAGAAATGGGATCAAAACATACATACCCTTTGCTTTGTGCATTGTAGCCGACGAAAATGCATTTGGTTGAGCAATGAC
Protein-coding regions in this window:
- the LOC116253352 gene encoding serine/arginine-rich SC35-like splicing factor SCL28, with the protein product MGRYRSRSRSYSPRRSRSWSPPRRKRYDDPRDRQRGERSSRFYGDRRSSAPSGLLVRNVALDARPEDLRIPFERFGPVKDVYLPKNYYTGEPRGFGFVKFRNAEDAAEAKQQMNHQVILGREITIVFAEENRKTPAEMRATARISGRYMEGSFRRRTPLRSPRHRYQSYSRSLSPSRRDSRDRVYNTRDDCSEPRSRSLSPPDYDGRDYRSHRRSLSPHENGNFSRSRSHSYSPRS